Genomic DNA from Mastomys coucha isolate ucsf_1 unplaced genomic scaffold, UCSF_Mcou_1 pScaffold16, whole genome shotgun sequence:
TGGACAAGGTGGTGCAGATTGTGGAGATCATGCAGCAAGGTGTGGCTCAGGAGGGCCCTGGCCTGGGGGCCTCAGGTTGGGGGACATTTCTCAGGGGGTCTCCATTTCCCCTTTAGAACATTCTTCACCCTGGCAGAACTGGTTTTGGAGGTGGGGCAGGAGAAAAGGAACAGCAGAAAGCTCTTAGGTACCCTCGTGGGAAAACAGCCATTTTCAGCCTCCTGGTTTTTCCATTCTTCTATTCAACTATATTTCTcagtcttcttccttccttctctgcaaCTTCTACTCACTTCTCTCCCATCACACTTGGCCTGACTGCCCTGACCTCAGCCACCACCACTTCCTACTAGCCTCTCCTGCTCTGATCTTTCCTGCCTCATTTTCCTTTCACTTTGCCACCTCCTTGGTCCCTCAGTTTTTTGCACAGGACTCCCTCCTCTTCCAGTTCCTCTGGAACCCTCTTATTTCCCCCACCCCAGACTCCGGATGTTTACCCTACCTAAGCTGCcagtctcctcctccccatccttgcCCCTACCCCACAGGTTGCCGTCGTTGCTCAGGAGCATCTCTGTCTGGCCCCGTGGTGACGGTGGCCCAGGTCATCTGTGAGTGTCAGACCTAGCATAGGCAGAGGCCTGCAACCAGATAAGTGCAGGGCCCATTCCCAGAGCCTCTTCCCAGCGTTCCCTCTGGGCCCTAAGGCATCTCTCCAATGATTACTGGGGGAAGTTATGGGCTTGCCTTTCCCTATCCTGCCCACATACTCCCACCTACAGAGGAGCTAAGAAGTATGGGATGAGGATGGACTGAAAACAAGGCTTCCTGATTGCTTTTCTCTGCACAAGCAAAACTGCTCTATACTATCAAGGATCCcagtggtggggaggggaggggtacTCTAGCTCTTTCCCATGTGAATACTAAGTACTGGCCTGCCTTCCTAATTGTCCATGACCCTTAATTTCCACTGCTTCCCCCAGGTTCTCAGCTTCCTTGCTtccatggctccagcaccatTCGAAACCTCAAAGAAAGGTTCCACATGAGCATGACTGAggagcagctgcagctgctggtGGAACAGATGGTGGATGGCAGCATGAGGTCCATTACCACCAAACTCTACGATGGCTTCCAGTACCTCACCAATGGCATCATGTGACACCATTTTCAGGCCTAAAAGTGGTGGGATTTAAGGCGTCCTCCTTAGGAGGACCCTTGCCTAAGAAAACCCAAATCACAAAACCCCACCTACCTAACCACCTACCCAAGGGAAATGGAAGGCAAGAAATACAAAGGATCATGTGGTAACCATGAGAGCTTGCCAGAGGGTAGGAGAGCCAACCTCGGGGTCCAGACTTGCTGGGGCTTCCCCACCTCTTGCTGTGTCAGTATTACCACCTGACAGATCCCAGGACTCACTGCCCTCCAGAGAACAGAGGTGATGAACATGAGGAGGACTGGAGCCTTCTTCCCCTCAGGGGGTCTCAGAGGTTTTCTACAAACCATCTTTTATTTTCCCTGGGTCCCAGCAAACTGGGAGGAGTGGGTTCTTGGTACTTAGGACTTATTCCTATGTTTGGCCATGTGGCTGCCTAACTCTATCTCCTCCTGGGAGCTGACCCCTGGCCCACATTCCTGACAAGTGGGTCCTGCACTTGCTGAGGTTCCCCATCATGGGGGTAAGGAAGGGAACTGACACAATCCCTCTAATGCATTGGGGGTATTGGCTTAGCCATGGGGAAATTTCTTACCCTGATCCTTTCCTCACACCCAGGGAAATcgctctcattttttttttttttttaatttttaatttttgtttgaaataaagTCCTTAGTTAGCCATCTGTGTCTTGTTGCTTCTGGGGGTGGAGTGCTTGGAAAGGGTTAAGTCCAGCATACAAAAGGCACCAAACACATAAGAAGGAAGattgctttttctgtctttgcCAATACTGCCTCTTCCCTGAGAAGGGCTTCCCCAGTTTCTGACTCACCCCCTCCCTATCAGTACACATTATCCAactcacataaaaagaaaagcctGAATGGGGATTAAACCACAAGCAGTTTTAATGGTCTGGttttctccctcctgtttcttccaCTGTTAGTATTACTACTACAAGAATAAAGGATTCCTGAGAGcctgtcctctcttctccctggAACCTACTTGACAGGACTCATCCccaccaaccccccacccccacccctaaatTTCTGGGGGGAAAAGACAAATGGAAGGCACTGCagggattggggtgggggtgttagTGCCAATGAGTGTTGGAGGAAGGGATACTAGGGCAGAACCCAGCCCAGAAGAAGAAAATACTGGTCTGTGCCTGAAGAAATCTAGTAGAAGGATAGAAGCTAGACCCTGTACATCCTTCAGTCCATCCTTGTACCTGTCTAGCAGGCTTGTTAAGGTCCCATCCTCCCACACAGTTACTGGGAGTCTGCAACAGGAGCATTAGTGTTGgattcagaaaggaaaaagagggccCACTTAAGTAGGACCTAGAGGCCAAACCCAAGAGAGAGGGGGGTGCAAGTCACTAGAATCCTCAAAAGCCTTTCCCTCAGGGATGGAGAAAGAAGTTAATGTCAAACTCCCAGCCCAGGGAGGTGACAGCAGCAGTGAAACCCAAGTCCCAGGGAAGAGGCCTGGTCAATCTGAGGCCTGGGACCTAGTTGTCACCACTGCCTCCCTGCCGGGCCCTGATGAATGCCATGCCATGCGTGCGGAAATGGGTCTTGAGGTTCAGGGGGCTATCACAGCTCTTGCCACAGACCTTACAAGTCAGAGGGCCTCCAGAAGCAGGCAAAGGTGAGTCTCCACCCTCTGGATCAGAACGTAATGGAGGAAcctcttcttccccatctcccagccccaggaCACTGGCTTTACCCCCAGCCCGTTTCTTCTTGTGGCTAATGAACCGGTGGCGGCTCAaggagccaggggaagcaaagcACAAGCCACAGTCAAGGCACTGCTGAGTGCCACCATCCACCCTCAACCCCACAAGGCTCTGTTCTGCTGAGCCACTGCTTCTATAGCGCAGAGGACCGTGGCCTCCTGACCCAGGGCCACCCCTCAGGGACTTGGCTGGTGGTGTTGTACTGTCAGGCTCCTCACTGCATGAGTCAGAAGACTGGCGGCGTTTCCGTCCTGGCCCCTGGAGAAAAGTGGAAGAAACCGGGCCTCACCATTACCCTGGTTTCCTGAGACCAAGGTCTCACTAGTTTCTCAATCCCATGACATAAGGAAGGCCTTTTCTTACCTGGGCTCTGCCACCAGAGCCTCGAGCCAGGGAGCCACCTCGGCCAGAAGACTGGGTCCCAAGAGGTAAGCCATGCCGAACCTGGACATGCTTCTCCAGGATCAGGCGACTACTGAAGGTGCGCTTTCCCTCTGTACAATACCTAGCAGAAGTAAAGTGGGCAAGATAGCACCAGAGGCACAGGCAAAGACCAGAACCCATAGCTCTTGAGAGAAGGAAGGTTGCCACAGCagaagctggcctcaagcttcaGATCCCTCAAGGAAGAGACAGGTGGCCAGGTACTCTCTTCGTGGGAATGAGTAAGGGTTACCTGCATGGATAAACTCGCTTGATTCCCTCATGGTTGACCCTGACATGGCGCCTCAGGCTTGGGGCAGAGCAGAAGGAGCGCTCACACAGGCGACAGGGGAACTTTTTCACTGACTAGAAAGCAAAGGGTGGAAATTTTCAACCACTCAGGTCAACTCCAAGGCTaccctccagccccacctctccCAGGGGAAACCCAGCTCACCTTGCCGTGCTCCTTCTTCATGTGAGTCACATACTCATCAcgctcaggacaccaggagtGACAGATGCCACAAGTCCAGCCCCcaggtcccccacccccacctttgaTGCCTTTGTTTCCCAGCTCTCCTCGTCGAGGTCTCTTGGTTGGGCGGGGAGGCTCAGGGGAGCTGGGCGGCTCCTCTTCAGAAGATGAAGAAGACTCCTCAGTAGCAGgagctgcctctgcctgagaCACGGCCAGCTCCTCAGGCTCAGGCTTGGGGGTCAAGAGGGCACCTCCAGCCCCTTTCCCAACTGCCTCTTCCCCTACACGTCCAGACTGATGAGTATTCTATAAGAAGACAAGGAATATGGCTAGGTGGAGGAGAGCCTGGCTTTGCCAGAGTCCTCACTTCACCCTCCTCCCACTGCCAGAAGGTTCTATGACCCTAGTTCATGTCAGCATAGCTAGCCAGTAGCCATTCCCTAGCCTTTGCTCCTCCTGTACCTTGAGATGCTCTAGCATGGTTCTTTTTTGGGCGAAAAGCAGAGGACAAGATGGGCACTTAAAGACACTGACACGCTGGGGCAGTAAGTGCTGGTCGAAGTGTGAGGAGAGGAGGGGTTTGTGAGTGAAGACTGTATCACACATGGCACACTTATAGATCAGCCTGCAGGAATAGAAGGGTCAGTATAAACATGGGCGATAGCAGAGCCCTGCCCTGCACCCAACCCTCCAgtccaccaccacaccaccacctcTTCACCCATCCACCTCACCACGATGCTCCCTCCCCAGGTCTCACTTGGCTTGCTGGGTAAGGAAGCTTGGATGCTGGGAGTAGAGGTGGGCATGAGCGCTGGGTGCAGACTTGAAGGCCATGGGGCAGATGGGGCACTTGTGGAAAACTTCGCAGTGTGATGTCTGTATGTGGGACTTGATGGAGTTCACACCCCCAAACACCACTGCACAGCTGGGGCACCTTGGAGAGGAAGTGGGGGGTACTACAGTGAGGTAGGGGCATCTCCAGCACCCCTCTTATTCTTGAAGACAAGgcaaatttcaaaagaaaattaacaaaggAACATGagcaaggcagaaggaaggaggctcAGTTCCCAAGAGAGGTCTGAGAAGACAGAGCTGGGATTCCACCAGGGACCCTGCTCTCCACTGTTCCCATAATACATAACTTGATGGCAGGGTGGACGGGGTTGTGTTAACACAATAGGAAAAATAATGGTTCTCCTTAGGAAGCCATCTAAAAAGATTACTGCTAACAAACAGATCCTAAAGTTCTAATGAGGAATTGAGCATGAGGCACCTGTATCCTACACGGCGAGAGAAATGCAGACAGGCCTCTCGAAGATGGGTCTGAAAATTAGCTTGTAGGAAGTTACCCCCACACTCAGGACAGACATGGGGGGGGCGGTTCTTATGTGTGCGCTGGTGGGCACTGAAGCTGCAGCGATTGGGGAGCATCATGGGGCAGGACGGACACACCTGTCAAGAGGTTAAACAAGGTTAATTGATGAGGGGTGCCCTGTATCGTATTACTTTGTTTAAGCAAGCTCCCAGTACCTTCCTGAATTTTTACCTCCATAGAATCTGGCTGTCCCTTCCCCCAGAGAAGGGAAATGAGAAACAACTCACATTGCTGGTAGACCCAAGCGCAGGAGGGCCCAGCTGCTGGAAATGGGCTGCCATGCCAGCCTTGTCCCGGCACTGCTCTTTGCACTCCAGACAGCGAAAGCACGACGTGTAAACAGaggcagcagggggagcagggggCTCTGTTGGGAGTGGTAGCACAGGAGCTTCAGTGGCAACTGTAGTGATGGTAGAGGAAGTGACAGCCCCCTCCCCCTTGCCCAAAACAGGCAAGGCCAGAGGTCCAGGAACAGCTGGGACAGCCACAGGCAGCAAGGGTGTGATATCTGGCTGCCCCACCATCTGGTCAAGGGCTACAGGCCTCATGACCAAATGTGAGCACTGCATGACAAGCCCCTTGTCCTTGTGCTCACGGGCATGCAGGAGTAGGCTACACTTGTTGAAGAAAACCAGGCGACGGGCACAGTGGTTACAGGTGACCTCTATACGCATGCTTCTGCGATCATAGTGCCGTGCCAGGCTCTTCTCCAGGGAGAAGGCATCTCCACACTCAAGGCAGCGATAGCCTGTTGGAGGCAGTGCCAGCCCAGCCTCAGCTGGTGGACTCAGGTTTGGTCTATAAGCAGGCAGCAGGTTCTTGCTGTTGAGAATCTTGTTGAAGgcctctaccaaactggactgggTTCGAGAGATCACTGAGCCAGCTGCTGTGCCTGGCCCAGTAGCAGACTTAGAAGGCTGTACCATTACCACTGAGGCACCATTGACCTTCTGCCCCCCAAGGCTAAACCCTGTCCGCACCTCAGCCTTGGGCAGAGTTTGGGGCACCAGACCTAACACACTCTTAGCCATAGTCTTGGGGCTGGTGGCATTCCCCCCTGGTAGAACCACAGCTTTGCGGGCCACACTGGCTGCCATGAGCATGGCAGTGCTAGCGTTCTGGATGGTGGCCACAGGCAACACTGTACCTTTCAGCCTTGTACCATCACCCAGTTGGACACTCACCACCTTTGGACCCTCAGGGGTTGGAGTTACAGGGGACAGTTTCAGGAAGCTAGCCTCAGCCAGGAAGGCCCCCTCGGCcaaaggggcaggaggatcaggttcTGAGGGAACCCGGGTTACAGTTCTTGTGATATTCCCACAGGATGTTTTAATAGTCTTGATCCGCACCTTGAGGGGCCTAGAAGAGTTGGAGGAGGTAGGGGAATCATTGCTGTCCTCATCCGCAGCCTCAGCTCCACTAGAGGGACTCTGAGGACTTCTTGGGGGAGACTTGTCCACTGTtccctcatcttcttccttcagGGGTTTACAGCTGGGCGCCTTTACAGGGGAAGCAGGAGGGCTCTGGTGCCCTGGAGACTGCTTGAAGGACACCCCAGCCCCCTGCGGGGGTGAGACACTGCCAGGGATGCCTGCTGCCTCAGGGCTGGAGCCTGAGCCTCTCGGGGTTAGGCCCTGGGAATGCTGAGGGCTGCAGCTTTCCTGTTTCAAGGCCCCCTGAGGCAAGAGAGAAGTAGGAGGCAGCAAGGTTGAGCCATTTTCTGAGGCCAGTTCAAAAGGGGTGGTGAAAGAAGGTGGAGCCATGTCACCATCCCCAGGTTGGGAAGGCTCAGGAGGTAGGGGATCTGGGTGGTCTCCTGGTTCAGACCCAAAATGAGCAAAGAGGTCCAAGCATGTTTTGCCTTCCCCAGCTTTTTCTTTCCAGGCATCCCCACTGGCAGGTGCTGAAGAATGGGGGGTTTCtgagagagatgatggctcaggaCCCCCAAATCCATTTTGCATCAGACACGACCCTATAGGACCTTCCTTAGTTATATCCCCAGCCTTGGTCTCTTCCTCTCCTGAATCCCCAGTCAGGGTCTCAGACTGCTCTGGACACACTGTGTTCTTGACAATGACGCTGACAGTAGAAGTGTCCGGTGGTTGTGGAAGGCCATGATCAGAGACCTCAGCTGGACTCTCAGGGTCATTCTCAGCAGCTACTGCTGCTCCTCTGTCTTTAGAATCACCTCCTACACTGGATTCTGGCTTCCCTTGGCCTCCTGTTCCCTCATTTTCTTCTGGCCCAGAGTGAATGGCTTCATTTGCATCAATGTCAGGGATGTCAAAAGCAGCAAGGAGGTCATCAAAATCAGGGGTCTTCATGTCCCCCATAATGACAGGTCCCAGACCTaatgaaaacagtaaaaatgaagagaaattggGATCCCCATATCTAGACCCTGGACCTCCCCTTCTCAGTACTCTGTATTTATCCCCTCCGACTTGGTACATCTCCACCATATTGTGAATCCTAGAGAGCTGCTTGAGGTATTCATGTGCCAAACCCTAAAATCAGGTTAGTGGGAGAACACTAGGTACTGCCAGAATCAAAGTCCAGGGAAAACTAGAAAGAGATTcttagaaatacaaagaaaagtaagAGAAGTTGAAGGTTCTCAGAGATCATCTCCGCTGAAAGCAGGTAAACGGCTCCTGTGCCTCACACAGAATGTCAAGGAGGATAGCAGACATAATGCTCTGGGCTTCAGGGCTTGAGTCAGCATGGGATCAACACTCTTCATGAACTGTGAACCGGGGGTCCACAGCAAACTCAAAGGCCATTTACACATAGGAGCAGTAATTATGGCTAAAACTTAACTTGCTCTGCCTTTAGCTTTAGCATCGCTCTTCAAGCAAGTTACTTCATTGCCTTACTGTTGCTGTTTCAGAGAGTTGACAAGTAACCCATTTATCCAAATTCTACAAACATGAAATTGCATGTGTGAGTGTCaaacccaaaatacaatttaCTAATGCAGCTGGGCCGAATTAGGACATGAGGTCAAGCAGAACCTGGCTGCACTGGGAAGGAGGCCACCTAGGGCCACCTAGGGCTAGGGTCAGAACTAAGAGTCAGAGGTCAGCTAAAGCCATATGTGAAAGATCTGGAGCTCCTCTTGGCACCCAGAGCCCTAGTGTGGTCAGCAAGGAGAAACAGATTCAAGGTAGAAGAATAAGACGCAGAAAGGGGGGGAGGGCTGAGTCCTCTCCTGTCACAAACACCTGCTGCTTGCTCACCTTCCCCAGAGTGTCTTCCCTCCTCCACCTTGCTCTCTCAGGGTTAAAACTCCAGGGTACAAGCTGATCCAACATAGCTGCCACACTGGGAGAAAGCTCCTCCTTCCCATGTCGCTTCTGCTCTAAGCTCTTCACATAGTCTACCCTCCAACTCAGAGTCTACCTTCTTGGGTAACAGGAGCCTAGAAGTCTTCCCCAACCTTAATCTGGCCCAGGgaggattgggggagggggtatTCCCCAAAGACTTATTATGTGTCACTAAAGCAACAAGGAGACCCAAACTCTatcctctctctgtttttaacCCTAAGTAATTCTGTATCTAGGAAGACTCAACAAAGGGACGATTTCGCTCCCCTTTACACATTCCCTGCCCAGGATGCAAGCCATTTCCCAGGGCCATTTCTCTCACCTCTTTCCAGCCTTCAGACTGTAACTGGAGATAGTCCCAGCAGGTGGCGGCTGGCATTGCACGGAccgaggtgggggtggggggcaagggtACCAACTAGAGGAAGAAAGGGTAGTCCTCCTTGTACATTACCCCTCTGCTTAATTCTGCACAATCTGGGTTTGAACAAAGCCCTTAGTTTTAACCCAGATGAATCGCTAGGTCCCCCTTCAATTCGGCTCTCCGGGGTCCGTAGACCTGGGCTACCTTCCCACTCAAGCTCCCAGCAGGGTGGGTCGGTGGAGTACAAACCAATGGGGACTAAGAAAACACCTGCTTACGTACCTCTCCCAACCACCTCCCTCTGGCGTGCAAGTGACTTGGAGGTCATCCGATAGCCACCTGGAGCAGACCATGGGCCAAACACAGAGAGGCTTAGGGCCAATGAAGATCCTCCACTCAGCCGCCAGGCCTCTGGAGCTGCCATCTCACTACCTATCCCTCCCCCCACGTCCCCTGTTCTCCAAAAGCAAAAGGGGGCTTAACAAGAAGAGGGTGAACAGACACCGGTCGGGTGGGGGCTCCATTGCCCTTTGCCCGAGGCCTACAGCGCAGAGCAAAACGAAGGGGCCAGAGCACGACCGGGGGCGATGAGGCTGCGGCCAAGCTGGGCAGCAGGCGGCATTTAAGTCCCTGCCATCTGCCAGGAACTGGCGCGGAAAGTAAGTCCGGGGTTTCGGGTAGGGGACAAGAAGTGCGTTAAAAAAAACTGAAGGGTAAACTGAGGCGAGTGGTGCTTTTTTCACTTTCACCGgccaagaactcaaggcagggccTCGGCGAGGCCAGGCCCTTTAGGATCTGCGGCGCTGCACCTCGGGGGCCAGGACTCTCCGGCAGTGGGGAGTGGCGCGAGGGGAGTGGAGACACAAGAGGGGGCGGTCCCTGCGTGATTCTAAGCTCTACAGCCAGGTCAGTCCCGGCTCGAACCTGGTCCCCTTCATCTACCTCTGCGCGCCGTGCAGCTCGCCCCGGCTCCGAACCCCCCAGGGGCTCGCTCTCTCCAGACCCGAGTGATTGCAAGGCGCGGACCAGGATCGAGGCGCCAGCCTGAGTCCTGCCCGGGCCCGGACGCTGACCAGCACCCGGCCGGTCGGGATGCAGGCTCCTCTCCGGCTGGGCCCAACTCCCCCGCCCCCACCGCCCGGCACGGACACCATTTTAGGTCGCGACATCCCGCAGCCTCGAGTCCCCCGGCCGCACTCCGACCGCCTCTCAGTCTAGGAGCGCCAGGACTTAGGGGTCCAGGAACACCCCCCCCTCCCACGTTACCAGGCTAGGGGCAGTGCTTCCGGCCAACGGGAGTTCCCACCCGTGGCCCTCGAAGAAGGAGGCGACCCCGCCGGGCAAGCAGCCGCCCCAGGGGGCGGCGGCACCGAGAAGGGGGTAGTTGAccaagtgggggaggggcaggggtaTTTACCCGCCCCCCCGGGGGGCGGAGCCAGGGGCGTGTATTTGCCGCGAGCGTGCTTACTTGTTCCGATCCTGGTGCGGGCTGAGACCCTGCGGCCTCCTCCCGGTTCcagccgccaccgccgccgccgccgccgccctccCCGCGGCCGCCGCTACTTCCTGCTTCTCTCCGCTTcggcctcccctctccctcagctCCCTCCGCGCTCCTAGTCCGGGCTGCCCGCTTTCATACTCGCCATTGGCTAATGGACCCGTCACTCAACTGCGAGCCCCACCCATCCCCGTACGGGATTGGCTCTCCATACCCCGCTCGGAACTGGCCCCTCATAGTCTTCTCACCGCGATTGGACAAAGAGCCTGGGCCCTGTGGAGAAGCCTCTCCCCATTGGCTGCTCCGGAGTCCACCTGCCCCGTCTGAGCAGCCCGAAAGCCATTGGCCGCCGCCGCTGTCGCTTAGCGAGAAGCCAGCCTTAGTCTCCGCTTTGGGTTGCGAGGGGTGACTAGCTAGCCCTGAAGCGTGGCCGTCCTCTCTCCATTGGTCGCTCGAAGCCGGACACTGTGTCTCACGTATGCAAACTTAGGAACTCTAGCTGTCTGGTGGCGCGTCTAGGGGAACCTCGTCGGCTCCCCGTGGAACCTGAGTGTTCGTGCCGTTCGTTACCTCTGGCTAAGCCGCGATCGCAAGGATGCGGTGCTGGGGGTCACAAAATGGGGTGCCACCCCCAAACATTACGTCATCGGGGTGACCACGGCCTGACGTTCCTCACCGTCTAAATGGCTTTATAATCCGGACGGATGCGGTTCTGGCGTCCGCCTGCCTCTGGGCGTACGCACCACGCACAGCTCCTCCCTCTGCGGGAGAGCCGGACAGACTTTGGGATTCAGAGTGTAAAAGAAACCGGAACCACCGAGACCTGAGACCTGGGACACGCTGCGACCGGAAGTGGGGGAGGTGACGTTGGGAAGTGCTGGCGTGGCCTGGGCCACAACCCAGGAGAGCTTAAGGTAGTGTGCTGATAGGCTTCTAACGCGAGAGGAGGGAGCCTAGATCGAGCTCCCATTTAAGACAGTTCTTTTCTTCCCCGCCCCCGACAGGAGCTGGCACGACTGTCCCCGTTGAGCTTTCCCGCGCTTTACTGCCCCGCCCCTTGGAGGCGGGGAAGGGGGCGGAGTCGCAAGGGAGAAGCACTCGCCCACTTGCCCTGCTTCAGGTTTTTGCAGGATCCATCTGCACGCCCAGTGGGCCACCTGGCGCGCACTCTACTCTGGCCGCGCGCCGCCACCGCTCACCGCGACCGCAGCCGTCTCAAATGACaagggtttttaaatttttgctttattttcacttttttgcAGTGTTCAGAGTGGAACCTAAGTGCTTCACTCAGTCCAAGCAAGCAACCCACCAACATAGCAACTTGGCGAGTCTTTTTTATTGAACGTTGGGAGTCGCACACGCTAGGGCAGGTGCACTCGTAACACTGAAGCTACACTATACCCTATCACCTTTTGGGACAGGGTTCCCACTAAGTTGTCCTGCCTGCCTAGTAACTGGGGCTACACAGCAGTGCCATCAGGCCCAGGTTTGGGTGAAGCTTTTAAAAGAAGGCTCTGTTACCTGCCCTTGGACCCCAAAAGTTCAGGCTTATGGATGGGAGGAATCTTGGAACCACCACATTCCACATGATGCCATCAGGCAAATCTTTCTACCTCCCTGAACCTAttgtctcataaataaaatagtaactgTAATATCCACCTGCCAAGATTATTTTTGTGAGCATGAAAAGCTTAGAAGGCAGAGTGCTATTTATGAAGCGATAGCAAACGGGGTAAATGCAGCCCCTTCCTCCGCCTCACCTGCCATCTTTCTCTGCAGGTGCTGCAGCTCCTTTCTCTGAATAACTGAGAGTTCTTTACTGGagagctgaggatgtggctctgTTGGTAGATTATACTTTACAAACTTGAATTATgcacataatcccagcacttggaaggtggaggcaggagtactaagttcaaagctagtcttGGCTCCATAGGGAGTCTGATTTCTGCCTGTAATACGTGAGACTCTTGAGTCCAACAAAGGGGGGAAAACCCTACTGGGTGCATTCCATTCCCACATTCTCCTCTGGGTCTTTCTGTAGGTTTAATAATTACTATCCGTATATATGTATTGTGATTAGAACTTTATGTTAACTCATTTAATCCTTACAACTCTAGAGGCAAGTATGGCCATTTTATAGAGAAGGAAGCAAGCATAGGCAGGCTAGAGTAACTGATTTACACAAAGTCAGAAGCAGAgaagttaaaattttgagaatcCAAAATAGGAAGTGGTGAATTACAGATTCCCTTGCCAAGAGAATTCTGTGTAGAAATTTGTTCTTCAATTAGATAGATGTACTAGTCATTTGTTTAAGAAGTAGTTTTCAAACTTAGGTGTAGTGGAAGAAATCTTGTAATCCTAAcaactgggaggtggaggcagaagaagcaagAGTGCAAGGCCAGTCTcagatacatagcaagttccagactgtattagttacttttctgttgctgtggaaaAACACCATGACCTTGGCAACTTAtagagggtttatttgggcttacagttccagtgAATATGATAGTGAGTGGCATGATAGAGGgcaggagcagaagctgagagctcacatcttgaactgcaagcagaaagcagaggggaaactgggaacagTGTGAGtctttaaacctcaaagcctaccctggTGACATACATCGTTTAGTAAGAACACACTTCCTGAGCCTCCCAAACATCTCCATCAATTGGggatcaaatattcaaatgccTAAGACTGTGGAGGACaattcattcaaaccactacacagaCCAGCCTATGCACGTGAGACCCATGACCAAATGAAGGAGGgtgaggaaaaatattttaattcagatAATATTTAATAAGTACCATCTGTGAGTTAAATACTAtttggggctgagagatggctcagtagttaagagcaccgtctgcttttatagaggacagagttcagttccccagcacccacatggaagctaaaccatctgtaattctaatcCTAGGGATTCTGACAACCTCTAGCTTCCACACGCATCATACATGTGGTACATGAATAcccatgtaggcaaaacatatgtaaacataagagaaaaaaaaacagagtccCTGGTATGACCTGGACATTCTTACAAGTCTGAGGTCTCACCTACTGCAATGGCCGAGACAAGCAGGCCTGTCCAGCCTGGCCAACATAGTGAGGTCCTGTCACTGaaacaaaaagtaacaataaagaaGCATATTAGAAACAGTGCTgccaggagggggaggaagggctgTCAACACAATGAATATGCATGAGGTCCCTAGAAATGCATATTACCACTAATAATCGAAAGAAACAAATCTGAAAAGTTACCAACTGTGCTATTCCAACTATATGAGATTCTAGA
This window encodes:
- the Znf687 gene encoding zinc finger protein 687, producing MGDMKTPDFDDLLAAFDIPDIDANEAIHSGPEENEGTGGQGKPESSVGGDSKDRGAAVAAENDPESPAEVSDHGLPQPPDTSTVSVIVKNTVCPEQSETLTGDSGEEETKAGDITKEGPIGSCLMQNGFGGPEPSSLSETPHSSAPASGDAWKEKAGEGKTCLDLFAHFGSEPGDHPDPLPPEPSQPGDGDMAPPSFTTPFELASENGSTLLPPTSLLPQGALKQESCSPQHSQGLTPRGSGSSPEAAGIPGSVSPPQGAGVSFKQSPGHQSPPASPVKAPSCKPLKEEDEGTVDKSPPRSPQSPSSGAEAADEDSNDSPTSSNSSRPLKVRIKTIKTSCGNITRTVTRVPSEPDPPAPLAEGAFLAEASFLKLSPVTPTPEGPKVVSVQLGDGTRLKGTVLPVATIQNASTAMLMAASVARKAVVLPGGNATSPKTMAKSVLGLVPQTLPKAEVRTGFSLGGQKVNGASVVMVQPSKSATGPGTAAGSVISRTQSSLVEAFNKILNSKNLLPAYRPNLSPPAEAGLALPPTGYRCLECGDAFSLEKSLARHYDRRSMRIEVTCNHCARRLVFFNKCSLLLHAREHKDKGLVMQCSHLVMRPVALDQMVGQPDITPLLPVAVPAVPGPLALPVLGKGEGAVTSSTITTVATEAPVLPLPTEPPAPPAASVYTSCFRCLECKEQCRDKAGMAAHFQQLGPPALGSTSNVCPSCPMMLPNRCSFSAHQRTHKNRPPHVCPECGGNFLQANFQTHLREACLHFSRRVGYRCPSCAVVFGGVNSIKSHIQTSHCEVFHKCPICPMAFKSAPSAHAHLYSQHPSFLTQQAKLIYKCAMCDTVFTHKPLLSSHFDQHLLPQRVSVFKCPSCPLLFAQKRTMLEHLKNTHQSGRVGEEAVGKGAGGALLTPKPEPEELAVSQAEAAPATEESSSSSEEEPPSSPEPPRPTKRPRRGELGNKGIKGGGGGPGGWTCGICHSWCPERDEYVTHMKKEHGKSVKKFPCRLCERSFCSAPSLRRHVRVNHEGIKRVYPCRYCTEGKRTFSSRLILEKHVQVRHGLPLGTQSSGRGGSLARGSGGRAQGPGRKRRQSSDSCSEEPDSTTPPAKSLRGGPGSGGHGPLRYRSSGSAEQSLVGLRVDGGTQQCLDCGLCFASPGSLSRHRFISHKKKRAGGKASVLGLGDGEEEVPPLRSDPEGGDSPLPASGGPLTCKVCGKSCDSPLNLKTHFRTHGMAFIRARQGGSGDN